Genomic window (Musa acuminata AAA Group cultivar baxijiao chromosome BXJ1-9, Cavendish_Baxijiao_AAA, whole genome shotgun sequence):
tgcacgtacgaaagacccacctctgcggtaccatggccttcactccttgaatccatagcccttcttgtcgtcgtattgttcaccgaagtggagcttctagtagctcccgatcataccttcgtatgatctagtccctcacgggacacattcatgtgtatcacattgccacgaactattccaccacgatccgctgcaccatgtcgcctcctggtaatatctccattgcattctgatccttgtgggatgaactcgaattgtggtccctccatgtgtggcctctgccaatacatcgtagggtctcttccaccttcgattttgttcgttcctttggcaatcgaccttcatccactcactcttgggtcacacctagatgaagcaccgctctaggacagtctgtcgcctagtagctcccgaagtccctcgatttcactgcaattagtgcaccattgtttggatcctgggcctttgcccctaccagcacaatcttcgctacgcactgcttccttcatggcaacttgaatggcaacactacgacatattcttcaagagtaccggcctctgcatcctcttgccccgtgctatggCCTTCCGaatccaacttcgcctccgtaaattgagacGGCCATcacatgcttttccgagataaggtgcatgtgcctagaagctcccttcgtctttggcaccatgcaagataagtcagctctgtcagaatgaaggacccatggaacaacatgatcttgttcttgcctctacaagagttcatgtccttgacctctgtccaaggaaagcactgtgcctccgctccatgttccatcttctatgttggctcccttcatgcggcttgggtactttgccaagttacacccaagtgctccgctcctcgtttttgcattgagttgatggtggccctcgcgcccactattccacgggtcagccctcccttgagtctgatctcatatcgactccaagtgtgccttcatttgtgttgctttaggtcgctcccccacttgatctcgcaatgcctctactaatgcattctctcgagcgagatcatgcgacgactcctcgccacttgctcagtccattgagcttcgtggagttgttgtttgttgaggtactcctcctcaacttgtgagatccgtctcacatgattctccctctggagagccgggacttatccctcctggataactgtcccgttggagcaacatctctcttcgtttcggagaccaccatccccttggactactccgatctactgaacaaactgtgcattgttctacctcctgcaaatgcacttgctagattacgactccacgtcaatatagctcCCGTTGCACCACTCAATGCCTAGTAAtatgctgaacttgttgcacacttcaacctcctacggatgtatcctttacataccgaagagaaagtttcaatactctatggcgtcgagtttcggtcgccttgggatggccgcgaacattccatcgtccgcatacaagcccatgcatgagtactgaattctttgagttagcaattcccctcacctctgtgagctttgcacaactctttcgatcgctgagcaacctcattccaccttggatggtctcatcctttaccaagtgcctcgattgccttaagcaccatcaagtataattgTCAGCGTTGAGAcgtagctcaaacttagccatcctaacctttgtgtgctctgcattcttccaagcttgtctattctcgtggtacctcttgcgcgaagggttggtcattcctctgaatgccaatctcatatgcccgctcctccaagcaactccttttccctacatctccatgcccgttttacctcaaacggtcgcgcgtgtgctgactgcccttaacgcagccccgctaggtcccctacatttgcatgctaaatgtttctatgagtgcttgtcccactctgataccatctgtcatggacttagctggttttgcctaagttgtgtggcacccttgcatatccatccgcaaaagtcagcctgcacgaagcctcccatgtcccttagaacccacaaaagagagaacgggttagagaaaatgcctcattcgggatccacaagcaaacatttccgaaaacacttcatagacaaaataaattacaaacaaactttacaagttttgaacagttacacaacaaagggtaaaatggtccattacagatcgaactaaaatgggactattaagccttcggctatccctctacatgctagtcaaagtatgaacataccaaaagacacggacatacataagcattactcaaacatcttgtttagaagtttgtccgtgacagttaggtcccccacatttgcatgctaagtgtttctatgagtgcttgtcccgctctgataccatctgtcatggacttagctggttttacctaagtcgtgtggcacccttgcatgtctgtccgcaaaggtcagcctcctcgaagcctcccatgtcccttaggacccacaaaagagagaacgggttagagaaaatgcctcattcaggatccacaagaaaacatttccgaaaacacttcatagacaaagcaaattacaaacaaactttacaagctctaaacagttgcacaataaagggtaaaattgtccattatagatcgaactaaaatgggactattaagcattcggttgtccctctacatactagtcaaagtatgaacataccaaaagacacggacatacataagcattacatcaaacattttgtttagaagtttgtccgtgaccccATGGGGCCTCTGGGGTACCACACTCCAGCATCAATCTTTGGCCTCCTAACTATTCTTCATTTGGTGGGCAAGCGTTCGCCGCTCAGGGTCATCGGTCGATCGTGGGAGAGAGTTGGTGGGGTCACAGGCAAGGGCAGTTGCAATGATAATGTCAGCTGAGCAAGCTGGGGGATGAGGGGAATGATGGTTTGCATCATCCCAATCAAAGCTTGGACCTGATGCGTAAGGCTAAGGAACGCCTCGACGGAGCCGATGAAGGATCCCATGCTCCCCCCGGTGAGGGAGAGCCCAGGGTCATTAAACAACCTCTAGTAGCAACTCAGGGTCGAGGACGCAGCATTTTCATCTACGTGTTGAGGGAGAGGGAGCTATCCCCCATGGCCAAAAGTGGAAGGGGTTGCATGTGTCTCTTCTCCAGGATGCTCGCCGAGGTTGGTCGGAGGCTAACATTCTTGCGacatgggccctccttctagcatcaaaaatattttattattttgtacCTTTATGTAGTGGCCAAGGTGTCAGCACGACTTAGCCTATCCCGAGTGCATAATATCACCAAGTGGAGGCTGAAGATCACTCCTTCAACTATTCGTCGAGTGCTTGCACACAGGTCAGAATCGGGAGGGGGATTCTCGATTCAACCCCTCAGATGCTTAAGTCAACAAAAGTTAGAGATGGGAGAGTTGGTGTGCGTGTGTGCATCTCTAGTCCGACCCCAACGTTGTTCCAAGGGTGGCTTTATACCTATTGCTATGTGTTAACGTATTTAGCTGTTAATGATCGTCGACGTCTTCATACGCAGGTGTTTAAAGGCACTATCGCTATAGGTGGTCAGCTCGTATGCTGGGACATGGGTACAATCTAATTTGTCCTGTCCTGTTTTATTCGGCGTTGCTTTGTGCCTCTAGAGTAGCTCAGGACAGGACTATGTCGCTCCGTACAGCCTTGAGTAGTGTTGATGCAGTGTGCTGGCGACATGGATGATAGGTGGCTCAATGCACTACATTGGCTTTGGAACGTCATGCCAGGTCCACCGTGGTAGCCTACGTATCCGTGCAGTGAATTTTTTAATATGCTGTATCAGATAGCAATAGTGATCTCCTTCCCATAACAGTGCTAGAATCCAGACAAGAAAACCTGCTCATGATGAAGTGCACAAGCTTCCATGGGTGAATGGAACTAAGAACTCTTTTGGTCCACACAAAGCTTTTGATGGTGAGCCCTCAGGACTGAGATCGACAGAACGGCAAGTCCACCATTCAAGATGGTGAGCCAATACTAAAAAGTTAATGGTTGACAGAAAGGCAAGGCCGCCATTCAAGAATCAGAAAGAATATGGTCTGCTATATCAACATTGTTTATCATCATAGAAGAAGCAATGACTCCCTATTCTACATCCATTGAAACATGTCCTATATTATTGCGAAGTAGCACAACTTCAGTAAAATGCCATGataatgaaatttagcaagatccaAATAAAATAAAGACCTGGAATAATAATGGTTACAAGCATTATTGATCAATTAAGGCACACTAAAAACATGGCAAGATAATCTAAGGAAGATATGCCTCAGATTTGAGCTAATGAACAGCAAAGCCCTCACCTGGCTTGGTTAACATTCTTCTTTCATGGTGGCACACTCCAATGATTTAACAGATTGGCACTTGGAAACACAGCATCTTTGCAGAAAACTCAGAGAATGATCAACAATGCAAGAAATGGAGAAAGCGATCACTTCTTGGATTCAGACTGCAGTTTTCATGGTCCTTGCGCGCACCACTAGTTTCTGTTGATCAATCTTTCGAGAGTATCAGTGACATGCCTCATTGATGGCCTCTTTTCGGGATTAGCTTGAACACAAACCAGAGCAATTTTCAGCACCGCGATAATCTCATCTTCTGTATCCAATTCCTGAGCTAGAAAAGGGTCCAACACATCTGAGAGGGGTTTCTTCTCTTCGATACATAGATGAAACCAACTAACCAAATCCATTTCCACCGTCTCCAGAAGAACAAGTGGAGACCTGCTGGAAATAAGTTCTAATAGGATTACTCCGAACGAGTAAACATCCCACTTCTGAGATGGTTTCAGCATCATCGACGCCTCAGGAGCCTGATAACCTGATCCTTTACTCATGATGGGACCGAATGCAACATCTGAGTGTTGGCCTTGAATTTTCTCAACAGCTATTCTGTCTGATTGCAGAAATGGAGATCCTCCTGCTATGTTAGCCAGATGTCCAACCCCAAAATTTGATATGTAAGGTTCCATATCCGGTCCGAGTAGTACATTGTTCGGTTTGAGATCTCCATGAACATATTTCTTTGGACTAATTTCATGCAGGAAAGCCAAACCCTTTGCTATTCCTTTCATGATCTTCAAGCGTACTTCCCATGATAGTGGTGTAGAATTCCTTGTTCCAGTTTTCCCTGTCATTAGCCACAGTACCAAGAAATACACTAAAATAAAGAACTAAGTGTGCATATAAAATTTGAACAATAGGAACATCAGCCAAATTTCTCAAGAGATGTGAATTATACTAGCATGCCAAAGTGCTAGTATAATTGTTTTAGTATTCCAATCTGGTACCTTCGAGCGACATAAAAGGGTGCTTCATCTCCAACAGAAGAAAAGACTACAAGGTGAAGATAAGCTTGAGGAACAGGAAAGTGAGAGTTTAATGTAGTAACTATGTTAAATTATAACATCTAAAGATGCAAACAAGTACCCAACAAAGGCAGCATATCGAGTTCTAGACAATGATCTCTCTTTAGAAATAGTTTAACCTGAAGATTTTATGGAATGAAGTTCTAGACAATGGATCAACCCCTCATAAATTACAACCAAGGTTATCAATATATAATTCATCAGATCAAAAATCATCTGCACTATGCATAAGCAAAACCCTTCAAAATCTGAAGAAGAGATAGTCGTCAGAGCTCATACCATGAATCACGGCAGAAAGGTTGCCATTAGGAATGTAATCATAGATGAGCAATTTTTCGTTGATCGACCAGTAATAAGCTCTTAGAGTAACAATATTAGGATGTCGGACCTTTCCAATCGCTTCCACCTCGGTTTGGAACTCTTTGAACCTTTGTGATCCTCCTTCCCCCAGCCTCCTTACAGCCAAAGTCAGTCCATCATCCAGCACAACCTTGTAGACGATACCGATCCCACTTTTCCCCAAAACAAATGCCGATGCCTTCAAAAGTTCATCAAGATCAAATGGCACATTCCTATCTAGTGACACTAGCTCATGATGCTCGATACTGTCCGGTGAGGTCTCAGAGTCCTCCTTCCTAAAGCACATGCATTCCTTCCTGCCCTTTGGCCTCTTCTCAGAAGTCTCTCCATCTTCCTTGGTCCCAACTGAAGCAATTGCCTTGCAGTAGAAATAAAAGAACACCAATGCAATCAGACCAATTCCGACCACATCACTCGCCACAAATGCGATCACTGCAGCGTTACTcagtctgctgctgctgcttccgcTGTGCGTGCTATTTCCCTCGAGTGCCGGAGGTGAGTAATTGATGGGACGGAAGGGGTTTGACGATGGCACTTCGGGAGGACACGAGTTCTTCAATGGCGGGCCACAAAGGCCAGGATTTCCGATGAAAGCCGTCGGTCCTCTGTTCTCCAGAGCACCATTTTGCGGCACCGGCCCACTGAGATTATTATAGGTGAGGTCGATGTAGACCGTCTCCGGCAGATTGCCGAGGCTCGGCGGGATTGAGCCAGAGAACCTGTTGTGGGACAAACCCAGCGTTCCTTGAAGGTTAGTAAGATTACCGACGTCAGTCGGAATCGGGCCACTGAATCCATTGTAAGAAAGATCAAGCTTTTCCAACTCTGCAAGGCTGCCACCAAATCCAAGGGGCAAGGAACCGGTGAAGTTGTTGTGGCTCAGGACGAGGGCCTTCAACTGCTTGCAGTGGATCAAAGAGCTGGGTATCGGGCCGGCGAACAAGTTGCCGGAAAGGTCCAAGCTTTGGAGGTACAAAAGCTCGCCAATCTCCGGCGGGAGTGAACCGGACAAGAAATTCCCGTAAAGGACTAAGCTTTGAAGCTGCCGGGCGGCGAAGAGGCTGGCGGGGAGGCTGCCGAAGAGCCTGTTGTTCCTGAGGTTGACGTGCCTGAGGGATCGGAGGGAACCAAGAGCAGAGGAGAGGTAGCCCACCAGCTTCTTCTTGGGCAGGCTTAAGGCAGCCACTGAGCCTCCCCTGCATGTGATCCCATTCCAGGAGCAGGGATCCTGGTCGGAGGAGTTCCAGTTTCGCAGGGAGCCAGCGGGGTCGTCCCTGATGCCTGCTTTGAAGGATATGAGAGCTGTGCCTTCGCTGTTCAGGCCACcaacaacaaggagaagagaggtgttgcagagaaggaagagaaagaacaGAGGACATGGTAGTAACGATGATAATGACGAGGCCATGGGTAGAAGAAGCCAAGGAGTAGACCGTTGGAGAAGCAAAGAGATACAAACACAATATGAACTCTGTTCCGAGGGACTTGCCTTGTGATGTTGAGAGACCACTAGAGAGAGGAATGATGGCTTGGGAGTTGCGATGAGGGTGTGACGGTTTCTGGGTTGGGCTGGGAGAATGGAGGAAAACGAGGAAGTGACATGAAGAAGACCGACTCACAGTGTGTCCATAGGACTgtggtccctctctctctctgtctctctcagaCCTCAGCCTCATAAACACGTTTATACGAGCATTGGACCCTCCCTCTCTCTATGCTTTGGAGCGCCATGCATCGTT
Coding sequences:
- the LOC103998609 gene encoding receptor protein kinase-like protein ZAR1, translating into MASSLSSLLPCPLFFLFLLCNTSLLLVVGGLNSEGTALISFKAGIRDDPAGSLRNWNSSDQDPCSWNGITCRGGSVAALSLPKKKLVGYLSSALGSLRSLRHVNLRNNRLFGSLPASLFAARQLQSLVLYGNFLSGSLPPEIGELLYLQSLDLSGNLFAGPIPSSLIHCKQLKALVLSHNNFTGSLPLGFGGSLAELEKLDLSYNGFSGPIPTDVGNLTNLQGTLGLSHNRFSGSIPPSLGNLPETVYIDLTYNNLSGPVPQNGALENRGPTAFIGNPGLCGPPLKNSCPPEVPSSNPFRPINYSPPALEGNSTHSGSSSSRLSNAAVIAFVASDVVGIGLIALVFFYFYCKAIASVGTKEDGETSEKRPKGRKECMCFRKEDSETSPDSIEHHELVSLDRNVPFDLDELLKASAFVLGKSGIGIVYKVVLDDGLTLAVRRLGEGGSQRFKEFQTEVEAIGKVRHPNIVTLRAYYWSINEKLLIYDYIPNGNLSAVIHGKTGTRNSTPLSWEVRLKIMKGIAKGLAFLHEISPKKYVHGDLKPNNVLLGPDMEPYISNFGVGHLANIAGGSPFLQSDRIAVEKIQGQHSDVAFGPIMSKGSGYQAPEASMMLKPSQKWDVYSFGVILLELISSRSPLVLLETVEMDLVSWFHLCIEEKKPLSDVLDPFLAQELDTEDEIIAVLKIALVCVQANPEKRPSMRHVTDTLERLINRN